In the genome of bacterium, one region contains:
- a CDS encoding type II toxin-antitoxin system Phd/YefM family antitoxin has product MRRVPLHEAKDDLSRYLRDAEKEEIVITRHGKPAGVLIGFSSEDDWFEYRLEHDPRFFQRIARARRSIVAGRGVKFEEADL; this is encoded by the coding sequence ATGAGAAGGGTCCCTCTTCACGAAGCTAAAGACGATCTCTCCAGGTATCTTCGTGATGCGGAGAAGGAGGAGATCGTGATCACGCGGCATGGAAAGCCTGCCGGGGTGCTCATCGGGTTCTCTTCCGAGGATGATTGGTTTGAGTATCGACTCGAGCACGATCCGCGCTTTTTTCAGCGGATCGCCCGTGCGCGCCGCAGTATCGTTGCTGGAAGGGGCGTCAAGTTCGAAGAGGCAGATCTTTAG
- a CDS encoding ABC transporter substrate-binding protein: protein MVLGSWRKFAAVCASAALVLAVSSGAATQAQTPRTLVVAQSADIVTGDPAKSTGLATIAVLANIYDTLVHRDAALNLKPGLALSWRAVDPTTWEFKLRKGVKFHDGEPFNADAVKFSFDRMLDPKTHWPGAGALQLIKTVTAVDESTVRFTTSQPWPDMPRYLGYYGMIVPPGYLKQNGEDALIRHAVGTGPYRFVRWVQDDRVELQANPDYWGGRPKIGHVVFRVIPTDAPRVAELLAGSVQLANLLPPELFSPLQISSKTKLVIGKSLSVFFVIYNLVNIAKDKPLADPRVRQALNYAINRQAILASVMHNVGTPVATFCSDVMVACDASIPPFPYNPDRARALLREAGYPNGFDFTISGTSGTYPGDRDIVLAVADQLSHIGVRAKVDTTEIGVQLRAVLDRKLPEDGWFTRFTDFFGISTIIPLRAFYSPGEWSQWRPGYSQFNQLVEAAQAAPDEAKLRDISKRLQLMYKEQAPALTLFTAPNANGMSRDLEWTPRPDLELTMFDASWTH, encoded by the coding sequence ATGGTACTCGGTAGCTGGCGGAAATTCGCCGCGGTCTGCGCCAGTGCGGCGCTCGTGCTCGCGGTAAGCTCGGGCGCGGCGACGCAGGCGCAGACGCCCCGCACCCTGGTCGTCGCTCAAAGCGCCGACATTGTCACGGGCGACCCTGCCAAAAGCACCGGACTCGCGACGATAGCCGTCCTGGCCAATATCTACGACACGCTGGTCCACCGGGACGCCGCCCTGAATCTCAAGCCGGGTCTGGCGCTGTCGTGGCGGGCCGTCGACCCGACCACCTGGGAGTTCAAACTGCGCAAAGGTGTGAAGTTTCACGACGGCGAGCCCTTCAACGCCGACGCCGTCAAGTTCTCGTTCGACCGGATGCTCGACCCGAAGACGCACTGGCCGGGCGCCGGCGCCCTGCAGCTGATCAAAACAGTGACGGCGGTTGACGAAAGCACGGTGCGATTCACCACCTCGCAGCCCTGGCCGGACATGCCGCGATACCTAGGGTACTACGGGATGATCGTGCCGCCGGGATACCTCAAACAAAACGGCGAGGACGCGCTGATCCGCCACGCCGTCGGGACCGGGCCGTACCGCTTCGTCCGCTGGGTGCAGGACGACCGCGTGGAGCTGCAGGCCAATCCCGACTACTGGGGCGGCAGGCCCAAGATCGGCCACGTGGTCTTCCGCGTCATTCCCACCGACGCGCCGCGGGTCGCCGAACTGCTGGCCGGGTCGGTGCAGCTGGCCAACCTCCTGCCGCCCGAACTCTTCAGTCCCCTGCAGATTTCCTCGAAGACCAAACTCGTGATCGGCAAGAGCCTGAGCGTGTTCTTCGTCATCTACAACCTGGTCAACATCGCGAAGGACAAGCCGCTGGCCGACCCCCGGGTGCGGCAGGCGCTCAACTACGCGATCAACCGCCAGGCGATTCTGGCCAGCGTGATGCACAACGTGGGCACGCCGGTGGCGACGTTCTGTTCCGACGTGATGGTGGCGTGCGATGCGTCCATCCCACCGTTCCCGTACAATCCCGACCGGGCCCGCGCGCTGCTGCGTGAGGCGGGATACCCCAACGGGTTCGACTTCACCATCAGCGGGACGAGCGGGACCTACCCCGGCGACCGGGACATCGTCCTGGCCGTGGCGGACCAGTTGAGCCACATCGGCGTGCGCGCGAAAGTGGACACCACGGAGATTGGCGTGCAGCTGCGGGCGGTGCTGGACCGAAAGCTGCCCGAGGACGGGTGGTTTACCCGCTTCACCGATTTCTTCGGGATCAGCACCATCATCCCGCTCCGCGCGTTCTACTCGCCCGGCGAATGGTCGCAGTGGCGCCCCGGGTACTCGCAGTTCAATCAGCTGGTCGAGGCGGCGCAGGCCGCGCCCGACGAGGCAAAACTGCGCGACATCTCGAAGCGCCTGCAGTTGATGTACAAGGAGCAGGCGCCGGCCCTCACGCTCTTTACCGCGCCCAACGCCAACGGCATGAGCCGCGACCTGGAGTGGACGCCCCGGCCGGACTTGGAATTAACGATGTTCGACGCGTCGTGGACGCACTGA
- a CDS encoding ABC transporter permease, translating to MSEYLIRRLALSLTAMLGVITIVFVLLHASGDPAALLVTQNATKQDMDRIRQAYGLDRPLSVQYWRFITRVAHGDLGFSYRQDLPVTELIGDRLGATFELALAALAVAMLLGVALGMVAAARRGSGVDTAAMTIALLGTSMPSFWLGLLLIIVFGVKLGWLPVSGYGGLDHLVMPAFVLGGFYAAQVSRLTRTSLLDALAQDYVRTGRAKGLTGRVLLFKHALRNAALPVLTVLGLHFGQMLGGALIVESIFAWPGMGRLAVQAVLGRDFPVVQGAAIMGGAVFIAVNLMVDLLYGWVDPRLRNAAQRA from the coding sequence GTGAGCGAGTATCTGATCCGCCGGCTGGCGCTCTCGCTGACCGCCATGCTCGGCGTGATCACGATCGTGTTCGTGTTGCTGCACGCGAGCGGCGATCCAGCGGCGCTGTTGGTGACGCAGAACGCGACGAAGCAGGACATGGACCGCATCCGGCAGGCCTACGGGTTGGACCGGCCGCTCTCCGTGCAGTATTGGCGCTTCATCACCCGCGTCGCCCACGGCGATCTCGGCTTTTCGTACCGCCAGGACCTGCCGGTGACCGAACTGATCGGCGACCGCCTCGGCGCGACGTTCGAACTGGCCCTCGCCGCCCTGGCGGTGGCGATGCTCCTCGGCGTGGCGCTCGGCATGGTGGCCGCCGCCCGCCGCGGGTCGGGCGTCGATACGGCCGCCATGACGATCGCCCTGCTTGGGACGAGCATGCCGAGCTTCTGGCTGGGGCTTCTGCTCATCATCGTCTTCGGGGTCAAGCTGGGATGGCTGCCGGTCTCGGGCTACGGAGGTCTCGACCACCTCGTGATGCCCGCGTTCGTGCTCGGCGGGTTCTATGCCGCGCAGGTCAGCCGGCTCACCCGGACGAGCCTGCTCGATGCCCTGGCGCAGGACTACGTCCGCACCGGCCGGGCCAAAGGCCTGACGGGCCGCGTGCTGTTGTTCAAGCATGCGCTGCGCAACGCGGCGCTGCCGGTGCTCACGGTCCTGGGCCTCCACTTCGGTCAGATGCTGGGCGGCGCGCTAATTGTGGAGTCCATCTTCGCGTGGCCCGGCATGGGACGTCTGGCCGTCCAGGCGGTGCTGGGTCGCGATTTCCCGGTCGTGCAGGGCGCCGCGATCATGGGTGGCGCCGTCTTCATCGCCGTCAACCTCATGGTGGATCTGCTCTATGGCTGGGTCGACCCTCGCCTTCGAAACGCCGCGCAGCGCGCCTAA
- a CDS encoding ABC transporter permease encodes MIVALAALAAPSMAPRNPLTQNLADRLLPPGTRGPHGEVFWLGTDGLGRDALSRLIYGARASLAVASLAVACSGALGVFMGLTAGYYRGWIGAVLMRFVDLVLSIPFLLLAIAVVAALGPGLEHTVLVLGLTRWPRYARVAFAQTLAGRSREFVEAARALGGTDLRVMLRHVLPEVLPSVVVVGTLEIGLMIVYEAALSFLGLGVQPPTPSWGNMLADGRAYLATGWWLATFPGLAIMVTVLGANLLGDAVRDRLDPHVL; translated from the coding sequence ATGATTGTCGCCCTGGCGGCGCTGGCGGCGCCGAGCATGGCGCCCCGAAACCCCTTGACCCAGAACCTTGCCGATCGCCTGCTCCCGCCCGGGACGCGCGGGCCCCACGGTGAGGTGTTCTGGCTCGGGACGGACGGATTGGGCCGCGACGCCCTCAGCCGGCTGATCTATGGGGCCCGCGCCTCGCTTGCGGTGGCAAGCCTCGCCGTGGCGTGCTCCGGCGCGCTCGGCGTGTTCATGGGGCTCACGGCCGGATATTATCGCGGCTGGATAGGCGCGGTGTTGATGCGGTTTGTGGATCTCGTCCTGTCCATCCCCTTCTTATTGCTCGCCATCGCGGTCGTGGCCGCCCTCGGCCCCGGCCTCGAGCACACGGTGCTCGTCCTGGGGCTCACCCGGTGGCCGCGGTACGCGCGGGTCGCGTTCGCGCAGACCCTCGCCGGCCGGTCGCGGGAATTCGTTGAAGCGGCCCGTGCCCTCGGCGGGACGGACCTTCGCGTGATGCTGCGGCACGTGCTGCCTGAGGTTCTCCCGTCCGTCGTCGTCGTCGGCACGCTGGAGATCGGCCTGATGATCGTCTACGAGGCAGCGCTGTCGTTCCTGGGTCTCGGCGTTCAGCCGCCCACGCCCAGCTGGGGTAACATGCTCGCCGACGGGCGTGCCTACCTGGCGACCGGGTGGTGGCTGGCGACGTTTCCAGGCCTTGCGATCATGGTCACGGTGCTCGGCGCGAACCTGCTCGGCGACGCGGTCCGGGACCGCCTCGACCCTCATGTGCTGTGA
- a CDS encoding gamma-glutamyltransferase family protein, with translation MLDLMTGATGPALPVTQGRPAFLGTNHMVSSTHYLATMAGLRMFALGGNAADAGVAAGIALNVLERHLTDFGGVAPIMFFRPGMPRPETIAGVGCWPRRLTLERFLERYNGEMPLGAPRYVTPAAPDAWLTALARYGRLTLREVLGPACELCDGFPVYDRLARTIANLAPRLREWPASARVFLPNGRPPQAGEVLVQRELGDLFRRLVKVESGAKQRGREAAIMAARDEVYRGEVARELSAHAERTGSELDAEDLAAYHVSVEPPVSSRYRDVEVHACGPWSQGPLLPMVLNLLQGQDLRQLGQGSAAHLHYLIEAIKVACADREAFIGDPAQVDVPIGGLLDPEYADERRRLIDPGRACPELPLPGNPWRYEGRSGPVGYVPAPAAGAAQADTAFVCAMDAEGNAFCATPSDPGLSAPLVDGLGIIISTRGAQLWTTPGHPSAIAPGKRPRLTPNPAMLVQSGRALMPFGCPGGDAQVQAMVQVASNVLDFGMNVQAAIEAPRVISASFPSSFHPHPYEPGMVRVEGRIPPDVRDRLAALGHTVEVLPNVSPSVAAVCAIRRRDGGVLEGGADPRRESYAAGW, from the coding sequence ATGCTCGACTTGATGACCGGGGCCACCGGCCCGGCGCTCCCCGTCACGCAAGGCAGGCCCGCATTTCTGGGCACGAACCACATGGTCAGCTCAACGCACTACCTGGCCACGATGGCCGGACTGCGCATGTTCGCGCTCGGTGGGAATGCCGCGGACGCGGGGGTGGCCGCCGGCATCGCGCTCAACGTCCTCGAACGCCATTTGACGGATTTTGGCGGCGTCGCGCCGATCATGTTTTTTCGGCCCGGGATGCCGCGGCCCGAGACGATCGCCGGCGTCGGATGCTGGCCGCGGCGGCTGACCCTGGAGCGGTTTCTCGAGCGGTACAACGGGGAGATGCCGCTCGGCGCGCCGCGCTACGTCACGCCCGCGGCACCGGATGCCTGGCTGACCGCGCTGGCGAGGTACGGGCGCCTCACGCTTCGCGAGGTGCTCGGGCCGGCATGCGAGTTGTGCGACGGATTCCCGGTCTACGACCGCCTCGCCCGTACGATCGCCAACCTGGCTCCGCGGCTGCGGGAATGGCCCGCCAGTGCGCGGGTGTTTCTGCCCAACGGCCGGCCGCCGCAGGCGGGCGAGGTCCTGGTGCAACGGGAGCTCGGCGACCTGTTCAGGCGGCTTGTCAAAGTCGAAAGCGGCGCCAAGCAACGCGGACGCGAGGCGGCGATCATGGCGGCCCGGGACGAGGTCTACCGCGGCGAGGTCGCGCGCGAGCTCTCCGCGCACGCCGAACGGACCGGAAGCGAGTTGGATGCGGAGGATCTGGCGGCGTACCATGTCTCGGTCGAGCCGCCAGTCTCCTCGAGGTACCGGGACGTGGAAGTGCACGCCTGCGGGCCGTGGTCGCAGGGACCGCTCCTGCCGATGGTCTTGAATTTGCTGCAGGGTCAGGACCTGCGGCAGCTGGGGCAGGGGAGCGCCGCGCACCTACACTATCTCATCGAAGCGATCAAGGTCGCGTGCGCCGACCGGGAAGCGTTCATCGGGGATCCGGCTCAGGTCGACGTGCCCATTGGGGGCTTGCTCGATCCCGAGTACGCGGACGAGCGGCGCCGCCTGATCGACCCGGGGCGGGCGTGCCCGGAACTTCCGCTCCCCGGGAACCCGTGGCGGTACGAAGGGCGCTCGGGGCCCGTGGGGTACGTTCCGGCTCCCGCCGCCGGCGCGGCGCAGGCCGATACGGCCTTCGTCTGCGCGATGGACGCCGAGGGCAACGCCTTTTGCGCGACGCCGTCCGATCCCGGCTTGAGCGCTCCGCTCGTCGACGGCCTCGGCATCATCATCTCGACGCGCGGAGCGCAGCTGTGGACCACGCCGGGGCACCCCTCGGCGATTGCGCCGGGCAAGCGTCCGCGGCTGACGCCGAATCCCGCCATGCTCGTGCAGTCGGGGCGGGCGCTGATGCCCTTCGGCTGCCCCGGCGGCGATGCGCAGGTCCAGGCGATGGTGCAGGTGGCGTCAAACGTATTGGACTTTGGGATGAACGTGCAGGCCGCCATCGAAGCGCCGCGGGTCATCTCGGCGAGTTTCCCGTCGTCCTTCCACCCCCATCCATACGAGCCGGGGATGGTACGGGTGGAGGGCCGAATTCCCCCCGACGTACGGGACCGGCTGGCCGCGCTCGGCCACACCGTTGAGGTGCTGCCCAATGTCTCGCCCTCGGTGGCGGCGGTGTGCGCGATACGGCGCCGCGACGGCGGTGTGCTCGAAGGCGGCGCCGACCCTCGTCGTGAGAGTTATGCCGCCGGCTGGTAG
- a CDS encoding cytochrome D1 domain-containing protein — MRNGVSPFRTGLLRVRAGGASALMAALVVGGLIWGGMSGPSPSAVAATAPKAYIGLYGSSSVAVLDTATGRVLRTIKVPAGPEAVIVTPNGRRVYVSGEDATELSVIDTATDTVIRTLDLGRSPQGMALSRDTKTLLVSMFDIGQLDVIDTATLKVVAQVPVGKPHGVALSPDGRTAYVGSQDRPNHNAIVVVDIPGRRVSARLPLDQTPRGLTLSPNGKSMYFTEANSAEVKVLDTATNKVTATITVGPIPHQIAFTPDHKYALAVVQATGQLAIIDAASHQIVKDVAVGKFPHWVALTSDGALAYVTNEGDNTASVVDMAKQQVVATILVGDGPRKIALQRGAGAMSEYLPPSTPQARQGFAARPPQPVAAGAGGVQIRMATFAFGPATVTVRAGQRVTWIDGDPVPHTATAKDGRWDSGQVVPGGSFTVTMTKPGTYEYFCGDHPFMQAKVIVTK, encoded by the coding sequence ATGAGAAACGGGGTAAGCCCATTCCGTACGGGGCTTCTACGTGTACGCGCGGGCGGCGCGTCGGCCCTGATGGCCGCGCTGGTGGTCGGGGGCCTCATCTGGGGGGGCATGTCCGGCCCGTCCCCCTCGGCGGTGGCCGCCACCGCACCAAAGGCATACATCGGGCTGTACGGCAGCAGCTCAGTCGCCGTGCTCGATACGGCCACGGGACGCGTCCTTCGGACGATCAAAGTCCCAGCCGGACCCGAGGCGGTCATCGTCACCCCCAACGGGCGGCGGGTCTACGTCTCGGGCGAGGATGCGACCGAGCTCAGCGTGATCGACACCGCAACGGACACGGTGATCAGGACGCTCGATCTCGGGAGGTCGCCGCAGGGCATGGCCCTGTCGCGCGATACGAAGACGCTGCTGGTATCGATGTTCGACATTGGCCAGCTGGACGTGATCGATACCGCGACCCTGAAGGTTGTCGCCCAGGTCCCCGTGGGCAAGCCGCACGGCGTCGCGCTCTCCCCCGATGGGCGTACTGCCTACGTCGGCTCCCAAGACCGCCCGAACCACAACGCGATCGTCGTCGTTGACATCCCGGGACGGCGTGTCTCCGCGCGATTGCCCCTGGACCAGACGCCGCGCGGGCTGACCCTCAGCCCCAACGGCAAGTCCATGTACTTCACCGAGGCCAACAGCGCCGAGGTCAAGGTCTTGGACACCGCGACCAACAAGGTGACAGCAACGATCACCGTCGGCCCAATCCCACATCAGATCGCATTCACGCCGGACCATAAGTACGCCTTGGCCGTCGTGCAGGCCACCGGCCAGCTGGCGATTATCGATGCCGCCTCGCATCAGATCGTCAAAGACGTCGCGGTCGGCAAGTTCCCGCACTGGGTGGCGCTGACGTCGGACGGTGCGTTAGCGTACGTCACCAACGAGGGCGACAACACCGCCTCAGTCGTGGACATGGCAAAACAGCAGGTCGTGGCGACGATCCTCGTCGGCGACGGACCACGGAAGATCGCGCTGCAGCGGGGCGCGGGGGCGATGAGCGAGTATCTGCCGCCCTCGACGCCCCAGGCTCGCCAGGGGTTCGCGGCTCGGCCGCCACAGCCCGTCGCAGCCGGGGCAGGCGGCGTCCAGATCCGCATGGCGACGTTCGCCTTCGGCCCGGCCACGGTCACCGTCCGGGCAGGTCAGCGGGTGACGTGGATCGACGGTGATCCGGTGCCGCACACCGCGACGGCGAAAGACGGGCGGTGGGACTCCGGCCAGGTGGTGCCGGGAGGAAGTTTCACCGTGACGATGACCAAGCCGGGGACCTACGAGTACTTCTGCGGCGACCACCCGTTCATGCAGGCGAAGGTGATCGTGACAAAGTAG
- a CDS encoding ABC transporter permease, protein MGRFLAGRLVQAVAVLWGASTIVFVLVRFSGDPVALMVPQGTPADVIAQMRHTLGLDLPLYVQYLRFLADLARGDLGTSYVQDAPALPLVLQRLPYTIELTAAAFGLALAVGLPLGVAAGTRRGGPFDRLALPFILIGQAMPSFWTGLLLILIVSVRWHLLPSSGSGTPQTLVLPSITLAWLSLATIARMSRSAVLEEAGRDYVRTAHAKGVSPRRVVIAHVLRNAAIPILTIAALDIANLLGGAVITETIFAWPGIGRLAVEAIQARDYTIVQTVVIVGTAIFVLTNLVTDVLYGLLDPRIALAGTPP, encoded by the coding sequence TTGGGACGGTTCCTGGCCGGTCGATTGGTGCAGGCGGTTGCCGTCCTGTGGGGGGCTTCCACGATCGTCTTCGTCCTCGTCCGGTTCTCGGGCGATCCGGTGGCGCTGATGGTCCCTCAGGGCACGCCGGCAGACGTCATCGCCCAGATGCGGCACACCCTTGGACTCGACCTGCCCCTCTATGTGCAGTACCTCCGGTTTCTTGCCGATCTGGCGCGTGGAGACCTTGGGACCTCCTACGTGCAGGATGCGCCGGCGCTGCCGCTGGTGCTCCAGCGTCTTCCATACACCATCGAGCTCACCGCGGCGGCCTTTGGGCTCGCCCTTGCCGTCGGCCTCCCCCTCGGCGTGGCTGCGGGCACTCGCCGCGGCGGACCGTTCGACCGCCTCGCTCTGCCGTTCATCCTCATCGGCCAGGCGATGCCGTCGTTTTGGACCGGCCTGCTCCTCATCCTGATCGTCAGCGTGCGGTGGCACCTCTTGCCCTCTTCAGGGTCCGGAACTCCGCAGACATTAGTCCTCCCGTCCATCACCCTCGCGTGGTTGTCCCTCGCCACGATAGCGCGCATGAGCCGGTCGGCCGTGCTGGAGGAAGCGGGCCGTGACTACGTGCGGACCGCGCATGCGAAGGGAGTATCGCCCCGCCGCGTGGTCATCGCGCACGTGCTGCGCAATGCGGCGATCCCCATCCTGACGATCGCGGCCCTCGACATCGCCAATCTGCTCGGCGGGGCCGTGATCACAGAGACCATCTTCGCCTGGCCGGGAATCGGCAGGCTGGCGGTCGAGGCGATCCAGGCCCGCGACTACACCATCGTGCAGACCGTCGTGATCGTGGGCACGGCGATCTTCGTCCTCACCAACCTGGTCACCGACGTGCTCTACGGTCTCTTGGACCCGCGGATCGCGCTCGCCGGGACGCCACCGTAG
- a CDS encoding ABC transporter permease, with product MAGSTLAFETPRSAPKARRDSPLRRLLRSPSGVVGAALLAVLLAAGFVGSFVTPYDPAAQNLGLTVHPPSLAPVRGAVHLLGTDQLGRDVFSRLLVGLRISLLVALAVVPLSTLVGATVGMVTGYRGGWLDVALMRLVDAQLSIPTLLLTVAVVAVLGSGLLQIVAVLVIAGWPAYARVVRAEALSLRDREFAAAARAVGASDVRILARHVLPNVLPTVLVLATLHLPVVIVLEAALSFLGLGIQPPTPSLGQMLGYSQDLVWQAWWMPTIPGVAITLVVLAFNLLGDRMRDVLDPRLRGLGPV from the coding sequence ATGGCTGGGTCGACCCTCGCCTTCGAAACGCCGCGCAGCGCGCCTAAGGCGCGGCGGGACTCGCCGCTTCGCCGGCTGCTGCGCAGCCCATCGGGGGTGGTGGGCGCCGCGCTCCTCGCGGTGCTGCTCGCGGCCGGTTTCGTCGGCTCGTTTGTGACGCCCTACGACCCGGCGGCGCAAAACCTGGGCCTGACCGTGCATCCGCCCTCGTTGGCGCCGGTGCGCGGCGCCGTCCACCTGCTAGGCACGGATCAGCTTGGGCGCGATGTGTTCAGCCGGCTGCTCGTCGGCCTCCGGATCTCGCTGCTGGTCGCCCTGGCCGTCGTCCCGCTCTCTACGCTGGTGGGGGCCACCGTCGGCATGGTGACGGGATACCGCGGCGGATGGCTCGACGTCGCGCTGATGCGCCTCGTGGACGCGCAGCTGTCCATCCCGACGCTCCTGCTGACGGTCGCCGTGGTTGCGGTGCTGGGCTCGGGCCTGCTGCAGATCGTGGCCGTCCTCGTGATCGCCGGGTGGCCGGCCTACGCGCGCGTCGTGCGCGCCGAGGCCCTGTCCCTACGGGACCGCGAGTTCGCGGCGGCCGCGCGGGCGGTGGGCGCCTCGGACGTCCGCATCCTCGCACGGCACGTGCTGCCAAACGTGCTTCCGACCGTGCTGGTGCTAGCGACCCTCCACCTGCCGGTGGTGATCGTCCTGGAGGCGGCGCTGAGCTTCCTCGGCCTCGGCATCCAGCCGCCGACCCCGAGCCTGGGGCAGATGCTCGGGTACTCGCAGGACCTGGTGTGGCAGGCCTGGTGGATGCCGACCATCCCCGGCGTGGCCATTACCCTCGTGGTCCTCGCCTTCAACCTGCTGGGCGACCGCATGCGGGATGTGCTCGATCCGCGACTGCGGGGCCTGGGGCCGGTGTGA
- a CDS encoding ABC transporter substrate-binding protein, translating to MIVVPCVRKEVVSALTKRPGQHYRFDGGLFVMSMRTLTAFALALAVAAAGPTMATGATALTIDLQGDPATLDPGRQYDTNSYDVYRNIYDNFLHRNPQTSAIEPYVATAWKAVTPTEWHFTIRKDVKFHDGTSLVAADVEATLERILDRQFNSPQYANFNAITSVKATGPDTLTITTSRPYPVLLAQLVNLSIVSKAYAAAHDQPYINAHPMGSGPYRFGAWLRGDHVTLQAVPGYWKGRPRIDEVTFRTVPETATRVADLQSGRVQLALGLTSDDVKTIKSDPKLQLLGGATERVAYLAFNTLGPSPLRDVRVREAIADAVDTPSLIRILLAGYARSVTALLTSRHFGYDPKIPGYPHDLAKVKQMLAESGHSSGLTLVFTTSPTYDQRIIQAIQGQLEQAGVTVKTQSYDFGTYLQKIQSPQHDWGDLRYGQWSCSCLDADGVIYPLFHTGSIWSSYSDPAFDKAVDDGRSTLDAAARKADYSTALNVLQRDVPAVPLWEVVALYGADRSLHWHPTVDEQLFVADMSLGR from the coding sequence GTGATCGTCGTGCCGTGTGTCCGCAAGGAAGTCGTGAGCGCCCTCACGAAACGTCCCGGGCAACACTACCGGTTCGACGGGGGGCTGTTCGTGATGTCAATGCGGACCCTGACCGCGTTTGCACTCGCACTGGCGGTGGCCGCCGCCGGACCAACCATGGCCACCGGGGCAACCGCCTTGACGATCGATCTCCAGGGGGATCCGGCGACGCTCGACCCCGGCCGTCAGTATGATACCAACAGTTATGACGTCTACCGAAACATCTACGACAACTTCCTTCACCGCAATCCGCAAACGAGCGCCATCGAGCCCTATGTCGCCACGGCGTGGAAGGCCGTCACCCCGACCGAATGGCACTTCACCATCCGCAAAGACGTCAAGTTTCATGACGGCACGTCACTGGTGGCGGCCGATGTGGAGGCGACCCTCGAGCGCATTCTTGACCGGCAGTTCAACAGTCCTCAGTATGCTAACTTTAATGCGATCACCAGCGTCAAGGCTACGGGACCCGATACGCTCACCATTACCACGTCGCGGCCCTACCCTGTCCTGCTCGCCCAACTTGTGAACCTCAGCATCGTCTCCAAGGCGTACGCGGCGGCCCATGATCAACCGTACATCAACGCGCATCCGATGGGGAGCGGTCCATACCGGTTCGGCGCCTGGCTCCGCGGCGACCACGTGACGTTGCAAGCGGTCCCGGGCTACTGGAAAGGCCGGCCGCGGATCGACGAGGTCACGTTTCGAACGGTGCCTGAGACAGCGACCCGGGTCGCCGACCTGCAGTCCGGACGTGTTCAGCTCGCCCTCGGCCTCACCTCTGATGACGTGAAGACGATCAAGAGCGACCCCAAGCTCCAGCTGCTTGGGGGGGCGACCGAGCGCGTCGCGTATCTGGCGTTCAACACGCTCGGGCCGAGCCCGCTGCGGGACGTGCGCGTGCGGGAAGCGATCGCGGACGCGGTGGATACCCCCTCGCTGATCCGGATCCTGCTCGCGGGTTATGCCCGATCGGTTACCGCGCTCCTGACGTCCCGCCACTTTGGCTACGATCCGAAGATCCCGGGCTACCCTCACGATCTCGCGAAGGTGAAGCAAATGCTCGCCGAGAGCGGTCATTCGAGCGGGCTGACGCTCGTGTTTACCACCTCCCCGACCTACGACCAGCGCATCATCCAAGCGATCCAGGGGCAACTCGAGCAGGCCGGCGTGACCGTGAAGACACAGTCGTATGACTTCGGGACCTATCTGCAGAAAATCCAGTCTCCGCAACACGATTGGGGGGATCTGCGCTACGGTCAGTGGTCGTGTTCTTGCCTGGACGCTGACGGGGTCATCTATCCGCTGTTTCACACCGGGAGCATCTGGTCGAGCTACAGCGATCCCGCCTTCGACAAGGCGGTCGATGACGGGCGTTCGACGCTCGATGCGGCGGCGAGAAAAGCCGACTATTCGACCGCGCTGAACGTTCTCCAGCGGGATGTCCCCGCTGTGCCGCTGTGGGAGGTTGTGGCGCTCTACGGGGCGGACCGGAGCCTTCACTGGCATCCGACGGTGGACGAGCAGCTCTTTGTCGCCGATATGTCACTCGGGCGTTAG